The following coding sequences lie in one Labrus bergylta chromosome 13, fLabBer1.1, whole genome shotgun sequence genomic window:
- the LOC109992237 gene encoding fer3-like protein, whose amino-acid sequence MEEMLFDFDQDGTTDFAFWGQMDQNIQFQTQMDTFLLDYNAASGQLSPWSSFGSQSMFSDAQLTFTDLDEGSPGSGICAEGEGSSVDEPLEMAKRRARRLATHQPYKVQRHAANIRERKRMLSINSAFEELRCHVPTFPYEKRLSKIDTLRLAIAYIALLREILVSGCDPKSYVDECMKSGYKNRTNAIWNTSDLTARLSWIKWD is encoded by the exons ATGGaggaaatgctgtttgacttcgACCAGGATGGCACCACTGATTTTGCATTTTGGGGACAGATGGACCAAAACATCCAGTTTCAAACCCAGATGGACACCTTCCTCCTGGACTACAACGCGGCATCGGGCCAGCTCTCGCCCTGGTCCTCTTTCGGGAGCCAGTCCATGTTCTCGGACGCACAGCTGACCTTCACAGACCTGGACGAGGGCTCCCCGGGGTCGGGCATCTGCGCTGAGGGAGAGGGATCCTCTGTGGATGAACCCCTGGAGATGGCCAAGCGCAGGGCGCGGCGGCTGGCGACCCATCAGCCCTACAAGGTGCAGCGACACGCCGCCAACATCcgggagaggaagaggatgctGAGCATCAATTCTGCCTTCGAGGAGCTGCGCTGCCACGTGCCAACATTTCCCTACGAGAAGCGGCTTTCCAAGATAGACACACTGAGGCTGGCCATAGCGTACATCGCCCTGCTGAGAGAGATCCTCGTGTCAGGCTGCGACCCCAAATCCTACGTGGATGAGTGCATGAAGAGCGGTTACAAGAACCGGACCAACGCCATCTGGAACACAAGTG ATCTGACAGCTCGTCTCTCTTGGATAAAGTGGGATTAA
- the twist2 gene encoding twist-related protein 2, whose product MEEGSSSPVSPVDSLVTSEEELDRQQKRFVRKRSHSKKSCDDSSGSSPGTVKRGKKPSPSSTQSYEELQNQRVLANVRERQRTQSLNEAFSSLRKIIPTLPSDKLSKIQTLKLASRYIDFLYQVLQSDEMDNKMSSCSYVAHERLSYAFSVWRMEGAWSMSASH is encoded by the coding sequence ATGGAAGAGGGCTCCAGTTCTCCAGTCTCCCCTGTGGATAGTCTGGTGACCAGCGAGGAGGAGCTGGACAGGCAGCAGAAGCGCTTCGTGAGGAAGAGGAGTCACAGTAAAAAGTCCTGCGATgacagcagcggcagcagcccGGGGACGGTGAAACGGGGGAAGAAACCGAGTCCGAGCAGCACTCAGTCTTACGAGGAGCTGCAGAACCAACGCGTCCTGGCTAACGTCCGGGAGAGGCAACGGACTCAGTCTCTGAACGAGGCCTTCTCGTCTTTGCGTAAAATTATCCCCACGCTGCCTTCGGACAAACTGAGTAAGATACAGACGCTGAAGCTGGCCTCCAGATACATTGACTTTCTCTATCAGGTGCTGCAGAGCGACGAGATGGACAACAAGATGTCCAGCTGCAGCTACGTCGCGCACGAAAGACTCAGTTACGCGTTCTCCGTGTGGAGGATGGAGGGTGCCTGGTCTATGTCAGCATCTCACTAG